DNA from Pelagibacterium nitratireducens:
CCATGGCAAATACCCCTTCGGCCAAGAAGGCCACCCGCAAGATCGAAACCCGTACCGCCAAGAACACGGCGCGCCGCTCCCGCGTGCGCACCTATCTGCGCAAGGTCGAAGAAGCGATTGCTTCGGGCGACCAGGCCGCGGCAATGGCAGCGCTGCGCGCCGCCGAACCCGAGCTGCAGCGCGCTGCCGGCAAGGGCGTGTTCCACAAGAACATGGCCGACCGCAAGGTTTCGCGTCTCGCCAAGCGCGTGAAGGCCCTGAGCGCGTAAAGCCGCGGCGGAAACACCTTTATCGATCCTATCGACCCGATCGTGTTTCGGGTTTGAGAACAAGTTTCCAAGGCCCCCGTCGGGGGCCTTTGTCATTTTTGAAACCGTGCCAAATTTGCGTGACATTTCCGTCATGGCAGGGTCACAAAAAGTCCATG
Protein-coding regions in this window:
- the rpsT gene encoding 30S ribosomal protein S20, whose amino-acid sequence is MANTPSAKKATRKIETRTAKNTARRSRVRTYLRKVEEAIASGDQAAAMAALRAAEPELQRAAGKGVFHKNMADRKVSRLAKRVKALSA